From the genome of Candidatus Zixiibacteriota bacterium:
AATATTCTTATAGATTGTTATCAAATCCTGACGCAAACAAAACGTTTGCATCGTTCATAGATTCACAAAAATTAATAGAGTCTCAAAGTTTATAAAAAACTATTGGACCCGCGACACGAAGACAAGATTGAGTATCTCTTGTCTTCAGCACGACTATTTAGTTGTCAAAGAGCGTTCGATTCTACGGCCTGCTCTCGCAGGCAGGCGCCCAAAATACTGATTCGCATTGCTTTGTCAAGACATTTCTTTCAAAATGTCTTGTGGGGCCAAACTTTTTTTCGCTTGCGTATTCTGAGCGACTTTTTAGCGACAAAAAGCCCATTTATGGGCGGCCCCTTTTGTCGTAATAATATCGACAATATATTATACGACTTTAGCTTAACTGTGTCAAGCGAATGCGGCGGGATTTTGGGGTTGGCTGGCTCTCGGATGAGTCTCCGTAGGGCGGGTCCGTCTTCGCCTGCGCGCCGCGGCGTGAATCCGCCAAACAGTGCTTGGCAGATGTCCACATCTGCCGATGTCGCAGTGGGCGGCAAGACATACTGCAAACGGCACTAGCCCGACCTGTACAACCAATAACCGCAAACCTCATTTCCCTGCCGGCAATCGGATACTACCCTGTACATCAATCTTGGGTCTGTTGTCCTTCTTCGCTTTAGGCTTCTAAGTCGCAACCGCCTTTCTTAAGCGTATTCATTGTTGCCTATTACGGTGTTCGGATCCGGTTCAGGGTGGCAGCCGATCGTGTCCACATTGGAGATACTGGAATAGACATGGTGAATTCCGCGTGATTTGATAGCTAGCTGCACACGAAAAACCAAGCCCTCGTCGGTGGTTCCAGCGAAGGATTCGGAGCTTGTCTCAGGCACTGGAATCAACAGAGCCGAGACCACTTCCGACACAGGCAGCGCGCCTATCACAGTCTCCAAGGTCTTGTCGTCTACTGTCGCCTCAACTTTGTTCAACGTGCCGTCGGCCATCAAATCTACACTGGCGTCAGCGTTCCCGATAACCGGTCTTTTGGAATTGATGTAATATTTGTTAGTGTAATCGACCCTTGCTTCCTCTCGGAAGTCATTGGACACTACAATGAGGCCGGAATTGTCCTGCGGCCTGACTTGAGGATCGTAGCCTTGAATTGAATCAAAGAACCTGATTAGGGTTTCCAACTGCACCGATGGTATCGTCTGGTATCCGATAGCGTTCAAGTTGTCACGCAGACTGTTGAATTCGGTCGAGTGTAAAGCAAGTGTTGGCACTGTCTTCTTAAGTCTGTCAACCTCTATTGGCTCTTTGCTCGACAATACCGTAATTATGAGTTGCGAATCATACAAGGATTCGAGGAAAGTAACCTCCCTAACACACCCCCTTCTTGACATAGAAAGGAATGCCGGGCACCCCTTTGTAGTCAGATTTCCCTCTTTTCACAGTGAACACATGTCCACAGCCTACCGTCAAGAAGCACAAACAGATAAGCCAAACACTCTTGGTCATCACTGACCTCCTTCGATAAAGTTCATCGTTAACTCCCCTATGATATCAACGCGCAAACCGCCGTGCACTGTGGGCAGGCAGAGACCCACACCTACCCCTGGATGAAGGACCCAACAGGCTACCCTTTCACCATCGACCCGTTGAGCCAAACCGGTTTATGAGCACACCGGGCTATGTTAGGAGTGTTACGTTGAGATATTCGAGCACCTTATTGACATTGATTGCATACGTCCAGTTCTCCTGTTCGTACCCTTTGCGTAGCCTCTCCTGCCATCCACCCCATAGAAGAGCGACGGGATGATTCCCCTCTGTCGTCGCAATGAGCTTTCCACTGTCACCGTGATCCGAAAAAGCTCCTCCGGGATCTTCTCCGATGATGAGAAAATCGGTGTAGACGGACCACTTTTCGTCGTCGAGCCATTCGTATGCAAAGGCTGCAATGACTCCATGCTGTTTGCCTCTGGTACGACCCACGCCTGTCACTTCGGTACCTATTATATCCATTGAATCGTAGTCTACAGCCAGCGGTTCACCCAGCTTGTCGATGGAATGAACACCCGCCTTAATTGCGTTCTTAGCGTCATCGTTGACTTTGACAAACCCACAATCCACTCGCACCAACGCAAAGGCTTCGTCGATAATGTCGTCGTAATGTACTTCGTCCGGTTGGTACTCCAATTCCTTGGCTGTGCGGCCAATGGCAAACTGTCCCGGCAGGGGATGCGAAATCTGCCTACCGAAGCCGCCGGATACATGTTGGTTGGTTAGGAGTCCGACCCTTGTGTCGTCGTCGCGGTCAACCACGGCGCAGGCAGCGGTTCCAAGATAACCATCACCAAATTCGTCAAATGCTCCCAGTTGAACGCCGCCTACCAATCCAATGCGGCCTTGTCGAAGGTCTTGAACAAGTTCTGCGTTTTCGTCGCTCAACGGCGGAGGGGTCTTCTCTTCCTCAGCCTTGCCGCCCCTGACAACATCGGTAGGACAGTAGACCGTGTCTCCATCAATCGTCGCCTTAAGTTCCTTCGGCGCCTTCTGGTTCTTAGGTATCAGTCCCGGGTTGACCTTATCCGGCACGAATATGATTACCGCTGGTTGGTTGGTACTAACCCCACCTTTGTACTTGAATCCCAACGCACTCCCGAGATTTTGGTTGATTGAATCGATCTTATCGCGATTCTGGTCACGAATGATCATTAGCTCTCTCAAAGTGCTGGCTTGTTTTCTGCTACCGGCCTGCTTTTTACCCATGAAAAGCTCCTTCGTGATTTTGGTTATTTTAAGCCTCGCAAAAGATACGAACAGTGACCGCCGATTGTTGGCAACAAGAACGTCACATGGCAGATCAGGTAGGAGCATCCCTACAATCGTCCCAAAAGCTCCATATAGAGAGGGGAATACCTGCCACTCCCCTACACGTCCCAAGCCAAGCGAGTAATCCTGCTAACATGATGCTTCAATATGGCTAAGGGAGTCGTCGTTGTCACGCAAAAAGTTGTTGGGTGGGTGGCCGTGTCCTCACCCTTCGACTGCGCTCAGGGTGACAATGGGGGCAGATGTGGACGTCTGCCGCGCACAGAAATGAGATTGCCGCGTCGCTACGACACACGTGTCTTCGCTCCTCGCAATGACGCGCGAAGCGCGAAGAAGCCATTCATGGCCCCCTCGACTCCGCTCGGGGTGACAGGCTAGGGCAGATGTGGACGTCTGCCGCCCTTGGAAGACTGGATTCTGGCCTTCGCCAGAATGACTCAGACAGAGAAGATGGATTCCCGCCTGCGCGGGAATGACTAAGGCGGCGGGATCACAGTCCGCCGCGGCGGACTGCCCTACAAGACTAAGAGTCGGAACCCATTAGGGGGTCCCAACCTACGAAGATAGTTTTAACTTGACAATATCATCGATATTGTAGGTCACTTATGCAACAATGACTCTCATTCGTCGATTGTCCACCTTTGATAGAGTTAGTTGTGTCGGCAGTTAATGATAAGGAGGATCGGATGAAGAAGTTTTCCGGCCTGTTTCTGGCCTGTCTCCTGCTAATCTGTCTCGGGATCGCCTGCGAGAAAAATCAGGACGTCCCGTGGGCTGAAGCCCTTCCCGAAATCCCGGCCAGTTACGGCGAATTGGAGGCTGTGACATCGGTTCCGGAATATCCCGGCTGGTTGCAGTTGTGGTTCCAGGACGATGCGGGTACGATTCGAATCGTGCGCGTCCATTTGTTTGACAACGTGTTGCTCGACGATGTCAAGACCATTGAACGAACCGGATCGGTGGTAGAGGAGGTTGTCGAAGATGAAGGATAGCCACTACACAATCGTAAACCGCGCGCTGTTTCTGATAGCGGCCGCCATGTTCGTGGTAGCCATGTTGGAATGGGTGTTACGGTGGTTCGGGTATACGCTCACCTGGCTGCCCTACGGTCCGGGTCGTCTGCTTGAGTTGGCGGCTATGATGGCGGTCTTTGTCATTATGCTATTGCTGCGGCAGATTCGCGATATACTTAGAAGCAAATAGCCGGTAGCCCGAGTAACAATAGGCGTGGAGTTCATGCTTGGACTCCGCTTAGCATGAAGTCGGGTAGCCTGTGGGCTTGCCCCGGGCTTCAAGCCGTAAGTGAGCGGAAGGCAGGCTGATCGGTTCTTTAGAAATCCACCGCAAGCGGGTTGTTGAAAAAGGCCTGGCTCGCAGGTGGTGTTGGGCGACCCCGCCCGACACCTGCCGCCCAAACCAATGGCTGTCAGGCGAGTCACCTGACAGCACCTTCATCGCGAAGCACTTCACCTTGCGGTATTGAGGGTTTAGCAACAAACCGCAGGCAAATAGGCCGCCCAGAGGCAGGATCACAGGGAACCTGCTCTACAGTTCTGAATTGCGCACTCGCTCAAGGTGGAGGCAAACCGTCCGGAGTTGGATTGTTAAGTTGCGTCATTCGATGCCGGTGTTCTGCCTCTGTGATCCTACCTTCTGCCAGGGCAAGATTCGCCTCCGACACCGGGCGCAATTCCTCGTATTGCGCATTCGACAGTTTTATACCTACCTGACAAACCGGGCAGATGAGTAGAACGTCGCTCTCATAGGGAAACACCGGAATGAAAAACAGTGTAAACCAGACGGACCTCTTGCATAGGTGCCAGAGGTTTTCATTATTACAATTCTCGCACTTGTGAGCGATTGCGGGTCCGTGGTCCTTAAACTTCGTGTGCCCCCAGCCAAACAAGAAAAAGAAAGCGTACCTCCGTTCCAGGTTCGATCATTCAGAGACAGCGCGGAGATGTCAACCACAGACGCACAAACGTCACGAGTCACCTCCACGTTCGCTACTCTTATGTAAACCGACGGTAGTGACCCTCATGCTTATTGTCAAGCTCAAAAGGCTGGAAGAGGCGGACTCTTGATCCGGTTTCACACCAGGATGCTAAGCACCCACGGAATTGCGGCCTTGACGGATTTCGAAGGTGGGTTATCTTGCTGTAGACAAAGGTCTGTCCATGATTAGAAAGCTTTTCGCAAACAGTTGTATCGTTGTAGCAGTTGTACTCACGTTTTGTTCGCAAGCAGCAGCTCAGGAGTTTGAACTGACGAACAACTTCCTGATGAACCTGAGTTTTATCACCGGCACCGATCGGGGCATGCCGCAAAACCTCGACGACAATTTCGGCTGGATGCAGAACCAGGGTTACACCCATCTGCGCTTTTTCGGTATCTTTCCGGGCGGTGTGCACTGTTTCCCCTCCCCCACCCTCGACGCCAACGGATACCCGAACAGCAGCTACCATGAACCGGTCCTGCAACTTTTGGTAGCAAAAGCCGCGCAGTACGATATCGTGGTGAATTTCGATGGCTGGGAGATCATCGCCGAGTCCAACTATGACACCACGGCAACGGGCTTCGGATATATCACACCCGAAGAGATTGGAGAAGTCGTACAGGACGTTCTGGACCTGGGTGTAACACTGGTAACCGAAGAGCAGTTCGGGAGTGGATATTTGCAGGCAATACAAGCAACCACCACAGCCGCAGGTGCGACACACGAGACGACAGCAGGCCTGTGGTATCAATCGTCGTCGGCGTCGTTGATAGCCGATGCTCAATTGGTCAGCGTTTTCAACTACTTTCCACGCAATGACGTCGAAGCCGATTCGATCATAGCAGCCGGTCAGGGCTTTGATATCCCTGCCACGGTGGGTGGCATCCATGCATTCCTGGAAAGCCCTCGGCATTTCGGTGTACCGACATCGTTGGCGATAGGATCGTTCGGGACGATGGAAACAGAGCAGTGGCGGAACGTTCTTCGCTTCGTTCAACTCCAACATCACCCCGACCGGTTTTCTATAGAAGAGCAGAACCACAGTTTTCTCATTTCGGGCGGCTTCAACTTCGCGGACTATATCGGAACTGAGGTAACGGCCCTGGGCGAGGAAGCGATCGGTGAGCGCCCAATAGCCAACCTGGTTTTGGATGCGTCGGCGTTGTTTTCAGGGTCGTACATTCCGACCTGGCATGCTTCACTGGTCAGTAGTCCGGCTGTGGTCGGAACCTTCACCCAGTTGGGTTACAAAGTGATCGCCACGGTTGACTCAGTACTCCCGGAAGCTGAGATGGTCTATGTGCTGCTGGCCGGTGGCACCGATATCTCCAATGTAGCCCCATTGCCGGATTATGTTCTGGACCTAATTGCCGACACGCGGCCGGTTTTCATCCAACCTACCTACGGCATCCCGGACGACAATGACGCTCCCACCTGGCTGCCGCTGAGGCAACACTTCGGGCTGCCGTCGGGTGAGACACAGACACTCTTCAACGAGATACCTGACACTGTGATCTTCAACGGTCATCCGACGATGTGGGGAGGCGTTCAACTGTACTTGACTCCCAGCGTGGAGTTGTTGCCCGCGTCGCAGGTGGACACTTCGGTGGCCACTGTTGTGTTGTCGGGCGATGTCTTGGGTCAGGAGACAGCGCTGGTAATCGAACACGGCAATCACTGGGTTGTTAACAGCGGTGTGGTTCATCTGGAGGCTTCGTTTGTCTTTTCCAGTCTGCTGGGTGGACCATCGAATGAACCGGCGGGTGCGGACATCATGTTGGCCGACGGAACGGGTCTGATCTTTGCCGAATACGCCACGAGTATCGATGTTGATCTGCCTTGGGATGGGGTCTCTCGGGTCAGGAGGTTTGATCCTCTGGGCAATCCAACCTCCGATATCGAACTCGACCTTTTCGGCAATTACTCTGCGATGATGGCACGCGGCGAGTTGGTGATCTTAAGCAGTTTGTTCGTGCCATGCTGTAACGATGTACGTGGTAACATCGACAGCGATCCGGCCGAAGTAATTGACATCTCAGACCTAGTCTACCTGGTCGACTTCATGTTCTCAGGTGGCCCGGAACCGTCCTGCTTTGACGAAAGTGATGTCGACGGCAGCGGGGTTGAGCCGGTTGATATCGCCGACCTGGTGTATCTGGTAGATTACATGTTCAACGACGGCCCACCGCCAACGGCGTGCCCATGATGCTTCAGTGAAGAGGCGGATTCACGCCGCGGCGCGCAGGCGAAGACGGACCCGCCCTACCTGCAATCTCGTTTTCCCCTTGACAGAGGCGGGAAAAGCACTACTTTGAACGTGGATCACTTTTGATACCAAGAGAGCATACAACCGGAGGTCGCATGAAATCCTCACCGTGCATGCATCGACTCGCATTGGTGTGCTTCCTTCTTTTTGCAGCAACAACCACGGCCGCCGCAACCTTCAATGGACACGAAATTGTCAAGGGAACATGGCAAGGGCAAGAGGTCGAGTATGTAGAAGGCGACATTCTTATCGGATTACAATTCGGTAAGGCGGGGGCAGATTTCGCTGTTGAACTTGGTTCCATAGATGCTGAAGTTGTGCGCCCACCGGACCGTAGCGGATTCATGAAAGTGCGGATATCGAGCAAGAGCCGGTTTCTTGAGACCATTGAGCAAATCGCCGCTCTGCCGTCGGTAAGATACGCCGAACCGAATATGATCGACTACGAGTGCGGGGTCCCCGATGACTCGCTGTTCGATCTTCAGTGGCACTATCACAACACCGGCCAGATTCCGCCGGGCGGCACCGACGATGCCGACATCGATGCACCTGAAGCCTGGGATATTGCGACCGGTCGAAAGTCGATAAAGGTCGGTGTTCTGGACTCTGGTATCCCGATGCAAAACGGTTCGCTCAGTCATCCCGATTTGGATGACACCAGCCGGTTCTTTTTGGGCTATGATTTTATCCATTACGACGTGAAGCCGGTTGATGATCGCGGTCACGGTACCCATGTCACCGGGACGATTGCGGCTGAAAGCGATAACGGGGTCGGCGTGGCCGGAGTGGCACCGAACACCAGCGTTCTCGCTGTCAAAGTGTTTAGCTACGCCGGACTTGGGACTCATGAGACTTTTCGTGACGGGTGCGTCTATGCGGTCGATAACGGATGTCGCATAATGAATTATTCCGGTGGAGGCTCATCAACATCGGCCACCAAGGAATACGGGGTCGCCTATGCCGACTCGCATCAGGTTCTGTTGGTAGCGGCGGCCGGTAATACCTGGCAGGGTATGTGTATATGGCCGGCTGCATATTCGACTGTCTATTCCAATGTCGTTTGTGTCTCGGCCACCGACCACAACGACCAGAGTTCGCAGTTCTCAAGTATCGGCCCGGAGGTGAACGTCTGCGCGCCCGGAGGGTTTGGTGAAGACAAGGACGAGAATGATGTTTTCTCCACCATGCCCAACTACGAAGTGTTCATGAACATTACTTACGACCTGCCGCAGGATTACGGACCGATGGCAGGGACTTCGATGTCGGCGCCACATGTGGCCGGTCTGGCGGCCTTGATCCTGGGACGTAACCCCATACTCACGCCGGATTCGGTCCGGCAGATAATGATGAACACAGCCGACGATCTCGGCGCTATCGGTTTTGACTACAGGTACGGCTGGGGGCGAATCAACGCCGCTGCCGCCCTGGCCGTAGTGGCCTCTATGGGGATTGCTCACACCCCGATTGAGAACACCATCGACACGGTGAGTGACTTTGAAATTGTCTGTCAGATTCTCGCTCCGGCGCCGCTGGAGCCGGATTCGCTCAACCTGAAGTACTCGCTGGATTCTATTTGGTATTTCGAGCCCCTGGTAACAACTGGAGTTGAAGATGAGTATCATGCCTTTATCCCTGCGCAACCGGCTGGTACCGAGGTCAGTTACTACCTGGTCGCTTTTGACACCGACGGCAACAGCGACTCGACCGAAGTGTATACATTTCACATAATATCGTACGACTTTGAAATGTGGCCACCGGCTCTAAGCCTGAACGGAACGGTCGGGGACAGTTTGTGGTATCCGCTTTGGGTCCGCAACGACGGCGCTCTTACCGACAGCTACGACCTGACCGTTGCGGACGACGAATGGGCAACAACGATTTTTGATTCTACCGGGTTGAGCATTGTGTCGACCACGAGCCCTGTCAACTCCGGCGACTCGATCCAATTGCGGATACTGGATGAAGTACCGGCATCGTCACCGCTGGAGTATGACAGCACGACGGTGCTTGTGGTATCCAACGGTGATCCCAGCCTGAGTTCGACTCTCGACCTGAATTCTGTTTCCACCGGATCGACAATAGCATACCCGATCAGTGAATTCTTTGCTACCACGACATTGAATCCGGATCGTTGGTTCACCAATACCACAGCTGTCATAAACGATTCCGGTTTGCAAGAACTCACCGAGCCGTACTCTCTCAATCTCGACGGCGATCCATCCGGAGGCGACACTGTGGTTTCCCGAGTTTTCGACCTTTCCGCAGCGCCGGTGCTTCGAATTGTCTTTTACTATCAGCGCAGTGGCGGTGGCGGCTGGCCGGGTTACGGCAAGGATCTGATACTTGAGGTCCTGGACAACATCGGCAACTGGATTACGCTGGAGACGATTTTGGGCAGCGGGCCGCACATGTGGTGGTGGGATCGTGTGGAAGCGACTCTGCCGGCCTCGGCCCATCACAGACATTTCCAGTTTCGATTTGCAACCAGCGGACCGTTCGAAGCAGACAACGATTACTTCCTGGACAACATCTACCTCAACCAACCTGACGATTACTCTGTGGCCATCTCGCCGACCGACAACGACCAGATTGTAAACCCCGGTGACACCGCTTTCACCCGCCTCTGGGTTCACAATTACGGAAGTATGTCCGACATGTATTTGGTTTCGGTCAACAGCTTCCCGTGGGACGGCGACGTCTGGGACAGCTCCGGAACGTTTCTAATCGACAGTACGTCGGTCGTGGAGTCGGGCGACTCAGTGTCGATCATGGTGAAGATTCTGGTACCCCCGGGCACACCGCGCGGCTATCGCGACACCAGCGGCTGCACGGCCGTATCGTTGGGTAATGTCAACGAGTTGGTCACTGAACCACTGATAACAAGATCGGCCGGCGATCCGGTCAGCTTGCGGTTTAGCGAACAATTCCTCACGCGGCCTCTTCCGGACACCACTTTCTGGCTTATCAACCATGGCGCCAGAGTGACGCAGTATGTCATGAATCCACCCTCTCCCCCCAATGGGCTGGAACTCAACGGCGGCATTGACACAATAATCTCGGTACCGATCGATCTTTCCGGATTGGATCAGGTTTCGTTCATCTACTACTATCAACGCACCGGCCTCGGTGAATCACCCGATGAAGGTGATGACCTCTGGTTTGACTATCGCAATGACGCCGGGGATTGGCAGAACCTGAGTCACC
Proteins encoded in this window:
- a CDS encoding S8 family serine peptidase, producing the protein MKSSPCMHRLALVCFLLFAATTTAAATFNGHEIVKGTWQGQEVEYVEGDILIGLQFGKAGADFAVELGSIDAEVVRPPDRSGFMKVRISSKSRFLETIEQIAALPSVRYAEPNMIDYECGVPDDSLFDLQWHYHNTGQIPPGGTDDADIDAPEAWDIATGRKSIKVGVLDSGIPMQNGSLSHPDLDDTSRFFLGYDFIHYDVKPVDDRGHGTHVTGTIAAESDNGVGVAGVAPNTSVLAVKVFSYAGLGTHETFRDGCVYAVDNGCRIMNYSGGGSSTSATKEYGVAYADSHQVLLVAAAGNTWQGMCIWPAAYSTVYSNVVCVSATDHNDQSSQFSSIGPEVNVCAPGGFGEDKDENDVFSTMPNYEVFMNITYDLPQDYGPMAGTSMSAPHVAGLAALILGRNPILTPDSVRQIMMNTADDLGAIGFDYRYGWGRINAAAALAVVASMGIAHTPIENTIDTVSDFEIVCQILAPAPLEPDSLNLKYSLDSIWYFEPLVTTGVEDEYHAFIPAQPAGTEVSYYLVAFDTDGNSDSTEVYTFHIISYDFEMWPPALSLNGTVGDSLWYPLWVRNDGALTDSYDLTVADDEWATTIFDSTGLSIVSTTSPVNSGDSIQLRILDEVPASSPLEYDSTTVLVVSNGDPSLSSTLDLNSVSTGSTIAYPISEFFATTTLNPDRWFTNTTAVINDSGLQELTEPYSLNLDGDPSGGDTVVSRVFDLSAAPVLRIVFYYQRSGGGGWPGYGKDLILEVLDNIGNWITLETILGSGPHMWWWDRVEATLPASAHHRHFQFRFATSGPFEADNDYFLDNIYLNQPDDYSVAISPTDNDQIVNPGDTAFTRLWVHNYGSMSDMYLVSVNSFPWDGDVWDSSGTFLIDSTSVVESGDSVSIMVKILVPPGTPRGYRDTSGCTAVSLGNVNELVTEPLITRSAGDPVSLRFSEQFLTRPLPDTTFWLINHGARVTQYVMNPPSPPNGLELNGGIDTIISVPIDLSGLDQVSFIYYYQRTGLGESPDEGDDLWFDYRNDAGDWQNLSHHLGSGPDMSVFEAVHLWLPPDAMHRTFQFRIRSTGSGSTADDWYVDDIVIDYASAIHIDPAEIDVALEWKDTSQVGLAVTNVGAGLLTYEARAVPLFGGGSAFGRLFNAGRVNPPRYEIPEATTPDVAVKGITNTRRGPEVLYNAGGPDDFGYVWLDSDELGGSVFNWVDIESTGIEVTGLADDNVVGPFLIGFSFPYYDEVFSGFYVASNGMIGFGPPEGLDYHDNGTIPFGREPNDMLAWYWDDLNILDPSNPGGKVVYQSDGNQLVIQFIDYPAYNALPGAVINAQVIMRKNGTIQFQYLEIGAGFDSERGTIGIEDYNGTDGLMVAYNTEYLHDSLAIIFTKSAGWISLTDTIGELGSGLADTLSAQLVTTGLDTGWYYASVVVSSNDPDSAHNPWTVPVRMRVDYGTWECGDINFKQDGVNISDLIYLLQFMFFGGPPPVVMASADVDGSGILDIADLVYLVDYMFRGGPAPQCY